TGCGGCAGGTCCCTCAGCTGCTGgcccccctctctccctccaccGTCAGCAGTTCGGAGGTGCCAAAGGTCTTCTGGAAGCCCTACATCCACACCGGCTACCGGCCGGTGCAGCAGACCTGGCGCTATTACTTCTCGACACTCTTCCAGCAGCACAACGAGGCCATCAACGTCTGGACCCATCTGGTGGCAGCGCTGATCCTGCTGCTGCGGTTCCAGCAGCTCTCGCAGCGGGTGGATTTTGGGCAGGACCTGCACGCCCAGCCCCTCCTCATCATCATCGTGGCGTCCATCACCTACCTGACGTTCAGCACCCTCGCTCACCTTCTGCAGGCCAAATCTGAGTTCTGGCACTACAGCTTCTTCTTCATGGACTATGTGGGGGTTGCCATTTACCAGTACGGCAGCGCTCTGGGGCACTACTACTACGCCATCGAGCCAAGCTGGCATGAGAAGGTCAAGGGGTTTTACATGCCGGTGGCCGTCCTGTTAGCGTGGCTGTCCTGCGCCGGTTCCTGCTACGCCAAGTACCAGTACCACCAGTCCGCTCGCCTTCTGAGCCGGCTGTGCCAGGAGCTGCCCTCCGGCCTGGCGTACATGCTGGACATCAGCCCCGTGGTCCACCGCATCTATACCGTGCCGCCCTCGGAGCGGGCTGACCCGGCCCTTCTGTATCACAAATGCCAGGTGCTGTTTTTCCTCATCGGcgccttttttttctcacacCCTTACCCTGAGAAGTGGTTCCCTGGGAAATGTCACTTCTTCGGGCAGAGCCATCAGATTTTTCACGTGTGCCTGGTACTCTGCACGCTGGCGCAGATCGAGGCAGTGGTGTTGGACTATGAGTCCAGGCGACAGATCTATTCCACTCTTCAGGGTGATTTGGCGCACAACTTCTCTGCCCTGTGCCTCTTCACTGTGACCTGCTCTGTCCTCACAGCTGCTTACATGGCCCGGAAGGTGAAGAACAAGCTGAGCTTCAAAGAAGAGTAAGAGCCCTGAAGGAGACGCAGGTGAGCTCACCAAATGGTTGATCTGCAGCCAGTTGTGGTGATGCTGGTATGAATCCGACCACAAACTTTGAGAAGAGGAATGAAACGCTTCGTGAACTGTTAACTCGGCAGTGCTCTCTATAGGGAGGGAGAGTAAGAGCTGCTTTTTATGCTTTCTAAATTCAGAATTAGTTCCGGCTTGCTCTTAAAATGGTACACTGGTTTAATTCACATCTGAATAAAGAATTGGAACAAAATGTTGTTACCGCTGCAGCCCTGTACCCTAACAGCGGTGGGCTGGGGAAGGTTCTTGGAAGCTACCAGGTCTCACAGCAGAAGGTAAGGAGATGCCATCTGGCCCCCCATTAGCGGTGCCAGAATCTAACCCATGGAAACAGAGGTGAGCTTGTATAAGCCACAAACAAGGGTGGcaaatttatttaatatcatTTCAGGCCCCTTATATATGGCTTAGGGAGCTGTACAGAGCTATCTACATAGTGGCAGGGCCCTGAGAGTGTGGGGATGTGTGAGAAAGGCATGGACCTTGTCCTTAAAAGTGCAGTAAGAGGAGAGACAGGGCGTGGTTGGGGTTGATTTAATGGAGGCTGAGCCCCAGGGCCATAATAGGGACCTCTGCACCTTCTGTGCTGGATGAGGCCTGTAAACAACCCTGATCTGAACAGAGGGTGCAAATGCAGGGCAGGACACTGCTGGGCCTGCAGCTGCCCCACACCTCCTGCACCTGCGGCTTGTAAAGATAAGGtgagaggggcagggggaggtcAGGGCTTGGGTTGTGTTTAGCAAACAGCTGGGCTGCGGGCAGGAGaacagggagagggggaaaaaaga
The Gymnogyps californianus isolate 813 chromosome 22, ASM1813914v2, whole genome shotgun sequence genome window above contains:
- the PAQR7 gene encoding membrane progestin receptor alpha translates to MATVVTEKLSRLFINVRQVPQLLAPLSPSTVSSSEVPKVFWKPYIHTGYRPVQQTWRYYFSTLFQQHNEAINVWTHLVAALILLLRFQQLSQRVDFGQDLHAQPLLIIIVASITYLTFSTLAHLLQAKSEFWHYSFFFMDYVGVAIYQYGSALGHYYYAIEPSWHEKVKGFYMPVAVLLAWLSCAGSCYAKYQYHQSARLLSRLCQELPSGLAYMLDISPVVHRIYTVPPSERADPALLYHKCQVLFFLIGAFFFSHPYPEKWFPGKCHFFGQSHQIFHVCLVLCTLAQIEAVVLDYESRRQIYSTLQGDLAHNFSALCLFTVTCSVLTAAYMARKVKNKLSFKEE